The following coding sequences lie in one Populus trichocarpa isolate Nisqually-1 chromosome 14, P.trichocarpa_v4.1, whole genome shotgun sequence genomic window:
- the LOC7464901 gene encoding uncharacterized protein LOC7464901, with product MAEPETLRNSPTVTTTKVQATKGPTLRRFVGVRQRPSGRWVAEIKDSSQRVRLWLGTYDTPEEAARAYDEAARALRGENARTNFASVSPNLNQSGSSPSSNGGLNMSESDERHGLSFSSLKAKLSKNLQSIMARTTENKSTKNRVSDHFTFANIFHFRGHQYQNPVDMKSIEKVVQPSIIVPHVSDHKPSYSWETSCVSDCSNEWIGFRQHGFDSDGSDIGEVLSTVNADQMIGWVDSPDINTCCGDPCSRSKRLKVSSSVVVPPTFNGSPSFCASPSFSGSPSFCASPSFSGSPSFCGSPFHGEN from the coding sequence ATGGCAGAGCCTGAAACACTGAGAAACTCACCTACTGTCACCACTACCAAGGTGCAAGCAACCAAAGGTCCTACGCTTAGAAGATTTGTTGGAGTCAGGCAAAGGCCATCAGGAAGATGGGTAGCTGAGATAAAGGATTCATCTCAACGTGTAAGGTTATGGTTAGGAACATATGATACGCCTGAGGAGGCAGCTAGAGCCTATGATGAAGCTGCTCGGGCCCTACGTGGAGAAAATGCAAGAACCAACTTTGCATCGGTTAGTCCAAACTTGAACCAATCTGGATCATCCCCTAGTTCAAACGGTGGGCTCAATATGTCAGAGTCAGATGAGAGGCACGGTCTTAGCTTCTCTTCATTAAAGGCTAAATTGAGCAAGAATCTACAAAGTATCATGGCTAGGACAACAGAGAATAAGTCAACCAAAAATAGAGTGAGTGACCACTTTACTTTTGCTAATATTTTCCACTTTAGGGGCCATCAATACCAAAACCCAGTGGATATGAAGAGCATCGAGAAAGTTGTGCAGCCAAGCATCATTGTGCCCCATGTATCAGATCATAAGCCTTCTTATTCCTGGGAAACTTCTTGTGTTTCAGATTGTAGCAATGAATGGATTGGATTCAGGCAGCATGGGTTTGATTCAGATGGATCTGATATTGGAGAAGTACTCAGCACTGTTAATGCTGATCAAATGATAGGTTGGGTTGATAGCCCAGATATCAATACTTGTTGTGGAGATCCTTGTTCAAGGAGTAAGAGGTTAAAGGTTTCGTCTTCTGTTGTGGTTCCTCCTACCTTCAATGGGTCTCCATCCTTTTGTGCTTCTCCTTCCTTTAGTGGGTCGCCATCCTTCTGTGCTTCTCCTTCCTTTAGTGGGTCTCCTTCGTTTTGTGGCTCTCCATTTCATGGTGAGAACTAA